One genomic region from Microcoleus sp. AS-A8 encodes:
- a CDS encoding NblA/ycf18 family protein — protein sequence MSGPTKLSLEQQFSIRSFQSQVDQMSREQAQDFLVKLYEQMMVRENMYKEFLKQEWGLAPNPQFES from the coding sequence ATGTCTGGACCTACCAAACTTTCTTTGGAACAACAATTCAGCATCCGGTCTTTCCAATCTCAGGTTGACCAAATGAGCCGTGAGCAAGCCCAAGATTTCTTGGTCAAGCTCTATGAGCAAATGATGGTGCGTGAAAATATGTATAAAGAGTTTCTGAAGCAAGAATGGGGACTCGCGCCAAATCCTCAGTTTGAGTCGTAG